The window GTTTCAGTATCCCTTGACCAACAGGCATCGTCTTTGTATTTAAGATGGAGAGATTTCACGGCAATAGATATAAAAAAAGTCATTACAGACATAATGGATTGCATATCCATGAAGGCCGAGGGATAATACTGTTTTCTTCAAGTAGGTAAAATTTAAGCTTGGAATGTGAATTTAACTAGGAGTCTAAGGACAAACTGCAATGTTCATAGAGTAAATGGAGAAGTGCGGTTGAAACTTGAAACCACATAAAATATACTTCTTGGTACAGATAGATTCGGTTTGATATGCAAATATAGATGAAGAGCTCAATTCAATTCGGCTAAGCTTGCTTATTAAATATTCATGCTTCTCAGCTGAGCCTCTGTGACATAACAAATTAACAATACAATTAGACTGGAGCCAATCCATGAAGATTGTAAATACTAAATTACACAGTacaatatatgttcaatccttaaaTACCAACCTCCACATAAACCCTGTGATACAACACATCACAGAAGTCAGCTTTAAAAACATTGCCTATAACACCACCTCAAATCGGTAACTATACCATATACTTCACCAAATAAGATAGGGAATCAAGTGAATATTAAGTATCTATTTAATTCTTAATCACCTTGGGACTTTTGCTAATGTATTAAATCCTAATCAAAAAAGGAATTCTTCAAAACAAGACATATTGAATAGGTATGTTTCatgcagaaaaagaaaagaaagaaagaataaaaaaaagacaaGGTTTGAGGTGTGTCCAACCACATGAGCTTCTCATTGTTTCACCAGTATTAATAATATATCTAATTTTGGTCTCTAATGTTTTTATTACCATGAAGGAGACAATAATACACAAGGCTGTCTTTTCTATGTCAAACTTTACCATTATATGGACAAATAAAGCATGCCAATACTTAAAAACGATTACAAGGGAGGCTGTTTGGAGGAAACCTGAGAGAAATTTTGTCAGGGAATGTCGACTTTACAACCAAAACTCTGACCTTCTCGCCAACTGCTAACAAGTCACTCACTGAAGCAACTCGAGCTCGACTGATGCTTGATATATGCAGTAATCCGCTGAATAAAGTATATGTAGAATATATTATTGACAATTTTACTTACCTCCAAGAATTTTGTATAGTCATACAACTGCAATTATAAAGGGTGTTTATGTCCGAGTTTATAATACTTGTAGGATCTGACCGAGCGACCCTACAGTGTGTATTTTACAGCTTCTTTGCATATTGATGGTTCTATAATATGAAGAATATTAATTGTATGTGTGTGGCATATTTCTTGCTAAACATATAGGATACGAACTGCACACGTACAGGATCCTAATTGATACTAAAAAGCATGTAGCCACAAAAAAGAGGTTATCAATGATTCAAACCCCTCCCTCCCAAAAAACGTgcttattattgttttaattagTTACAATGAGCTATctgataatttatttatagaaCTATGCATGGTCTCGCAAGTATCACCAAATCGTTAATTAGATCTACATTAATGGCATGGAGGAAACTAGATtgacttttatttttctttaaaaattcaTTCTTCTAAACATGACTACTTAAAAATCCTAGCCATACTACTATGTGCAGTTtcattgatactccctccgtcccacccaattgtttacattgggtttgggcacggaggttaagaaatatgtataaagtagtgaaaaagaggaagaaaagtgggtgaagtggtgggacccatcgatttttaatatataaaagagagatagtggagtaaaagtagtgtgaaaaggaaggaaaagtgataaagtggtgggacccattaactattttgggaaagttttgtaatgtaaagaaatggatgggacgtccaaaagaggtaactgtaaagaacctggtgggacggagggagtacatgatAGTATACGATGTATTTTGGGAAACTTATGAAAGTACAATTTCAGACATTTACTGCGACAATAATCAAGTAAGTGATCAGTCTGCTCTTCGTTAATAATTCATTGTTTTCACTTTTCACTCTGTATATACTTGAACTTTATAACATGTAGAAGGGGACACAATATTCCGTGGAGTATGCTTGCAAGAAAAAACCAATCATGTTCTACCCTGGTCTAAGTTCACGTCcataaataaaacatatcaaCTGTTTTGAATCAATAGTGTGCAAGTGCCTGTAACTTTCCAGACGGGGACTAAGTTATCCATAAactccacaaaaatataatattgtacAAGATGCATGTGAATAGTACTTATCTAGAAAAAGTTTGCAATATGAAACTGAATCATGGAATCACCTAACCTTCTGTTAGTCTCGCCTATCCTTACTTGAGCACCATATGGGAAAATCTTATTTACTGTTCCCTCTAGAAGTGTTCCCTCTTGAAGATGCAACATTGTCTGCAAATTGCAAAACGTTCATGGGACAGAAATGGCAGATTGTATGCTGAAGAAAAGCCAAAAAAACATAGAGATAAACAAATTAAAtggaaaataattaacaaaaaacacAAGTAGCATGTAATGCCCAGTGCCAAATGCGAACCAACCCATGCTTCCTTCTCGCTAATAATTAAGTCATTGGTAGCTTCATTTATCCTAGTAACCAGCACATGTATCTTCTGTCCCACCTACACCGgccaaaaatataatatgtaactgttatatatgagaatataataAGTAAAGATTGTATGCAAATGGATGCAAAATAAGAAGACCTAAAAAGGCAACATGCGTAGTTACTTCACAAAAATAATTAGAACATCAATCAAGCATGGATTCCAATCAATTACATGCACAGTGCAAAACATATATCGGCCAGAAAATACAATACAAGATTAAATAACAAAAATCTAAAAGGAAGTCTCACTTACATTATCTTTTAGCTGAGTATATTTGTTTGTCCTATTTATCAACTCTGTTTTAGGGAGAAAAGCGCGTAAACCCTGCAAAACCAACTTCAGTATTGTGAGAACAATGCATATGTGTCTGCTTGTGGGGTTTGCTGCAAAAACATAAAGAAAAGATGTGTAGTATATTATAGACCAAACCTCAATTCTTGTAAGCAGACCACCAGTGTTCCACTCGGTAATTTTAACCTCTATAGGCTCATTCAGCTGCTTAATCTGCatacatatatgtaatattACAAGTTTGCTCACACAAGACATAACTTGATACACAAAAAAGTTCTGATGGTGTCTTAATAGCATGAACAATAAGAAAAAATCTAAGATGTTTTCGAACACTATACAAGATAAATGAGCTTCTTAATTCGCAAATGCAGTAGAAATTCTATAGATTTTTCTGCTCGAAAGTGGTTATTCGGATGATAAACCAACAAGACAAATAATCTAATGGCCTGTTTGCgaacttgaatttcatttgaaattctggatttgatcaaatgacatgtttggatacaCAAAAAAAGATGGATttagatttcatttgaaatccaagaCATTTCATACCAGTATGaagttgagaatttgaaatgacacctcaaatcatgtcatttgaaatctaaaatttgaaatgaaatacatgttcTATGTCAAGAATTCACAGCATCACAAATAAGCCAAAAAAGGGGGGGTTTATTAAATTAGGCAATTCCGTATCTCAGTTACTGTAGATACCTAGCACACAAGACCAAacactaaatataaaaatttaattgaagACAAATATCATAGAAGTCCTTGTTTGCATCATTGCATGTAATCATTTGAACCCCCCCTTTGAAGGTCTCAGTCCACAGATCCGCTTTTAGCAGCACACACACACTGCCCATCCCCCGAAACCATTGGTTCCCTTGTCCTTGAAGTCTAGTGTCATCAATTACCCATCATGCATACTTAAAGTAATATCTAAGAGAACTTCTACCCAGTATGCCTCGCATATATATAACTGAATCAAGCATAAAAGGTAATAGGGTCTAACTGAAGGGAAAGATAGCACAAAGATGCTGTTGGGAAGACTAAAAATTCTGCCAatgaatttttgaaatttcCCTTGAATTGAGCATAGTTAATCTTTCAGAAGCTCACGACACATTAGTATTATTAGTAATATGGATACGCGGTTGAGGTTGGCAAAGTCTGTTGCTGTTTGCATATAATAGATTATGTTCAGCTGTTGTAGGCATTGAGTAGTAGATATTCTTATAATTTTCCTAATCCGCGATTCATATAACAAAAATGAACTTAGTCACATTTTTGACATTGTGGTTGATTCCTTTGCCTCAAGTTGTTAATAACTTATCCCTCCAAAACTCTTATGTCTTTTTACATTTTATGCCCCAAATATACTAATCACTTGGCCAACaacaaaatatacaaaaaacGAGAAGAGTTTGGAATTTAGATAAATGAAGCAGCCAAAATATAggaaattattttgtaatattctaatatAGGATATAACAGAATTGTCTGAATGCAATCCAGATTTCACTCCCTACAGAAAAATATCAACATCTTGGCTTTGGACACTTGGACGGCAGGGAAAATGTCATGTAGTGCTTGCAACATTACTTGCAGAGACACTACCACATAATGTCAGCTCAATTTACGATTTGAGGTACAATGTCTAAAGAAAGCCTAATATGCTAATGTTTATAGTTTTAGTAGTTCTTCACATATTAGGCTTCTACACAAATCTGCAATAAACAATTAAGgtatttctttctttctacacTATTACATCGCATAAAATACTTACTAGCACGAATATAATATCTCAACtatctttctttcttctttttttaacatAAAAGTATTAAAACAGGTTTCACAATCCATTCTATAAAAACTTATATAAGATCATAAGAACGAAGCCCCAATTTGACTGAAAAGGGAAAGACTATAGCACTTGCCCAACAACATATACTAAATTCATGTActtaaagaaagaaaagaacctGCCTCACGCGATGCCAAGCGAGGCGACTAAACAGCCTTCTGGTAGAGAGCAACGGCCTACCACTAAGTGTTCTTCCGAGAACCTCGGCAAACAAAATAGTTCCAGGCTCCACAACAGGCCTTCCAGGAGCCGACTCACCACCCATTGCCTCATCATTTTTTGCAATCCCCATTTTCCCTCGAACCATAAACTCCTCAGCATCCTTATTAGTATCACATAACAAGTACTCCATCTCCTTGTGATACAAGGGAAGCACTTCCTTCTTAAGCATTGTACCCAATAAATCAGCCCCGATATTAACATCAAGTTTATTCTCATTACCCGAAACCACCACACCGACAACAAAATCACCAGCCTTAGGCTCGTAATACTCAACCGAAACCTTCTCCACTTCCTCCTCTTCAAAATCACTCTCTTCTGAATCATAAACTTCCTCCCCCAATTCCCTAGGCTTAAAAAACTTCAGGAAAGGCTCCAACACCTCTTCTTCATCCAAATTACGCAACTCGGGTTGCTCAACTTCAACAACAGACCCATTACTAACATTCTTCACAAATGGCTTATCCAACAATTCAAGCTCTTCAACCTCCTCAACATTCTCATTTCCACCCTCTTCACCAAAATGGGTGGTTGGTAACTCAGTAAAGATTTCATCTTTTGAGCTAAAAGAAACATGGGTACTTCTCAAAACAGGCAAATTCTCACTAACAATCAAATTTCTACAATGCCCATGAACTGAACTATGAGTTCTTGAAGTGTTAGTTTTAGCAATTGAGCATAAATAAGAGCTTGAAATAGCTTTGTTTTGGGTAGATTCAAAGCAGAAGATATTGTGAGACAGT of the Daucus carota subsp. sativus chromosome 4, DH1 v3.0, whole genome shotgun sequence genome contains:
- the LOC108215718 gene encoding protein PIGMENT DEFECTIVE 338, chloroplastic, whose amino-acid sequence is MSLYLHPCKALLSHNIFCFESTQNKAISSSYLCSIAKTNTSRTHSSVHGHCRNLIVSENLPVLRSTHVSFSSKDEIFTELPTTHFGEEGGNENVEEVEELELLDKPFVKNVSNGSVVEVEQPELRNLDEEEVLEPFLKFFKPRELGEEVYDSEESDFEEEEVEKVSVEYYEPKAGDFVVGVVVSGNENKLDVNIGADLLGTMLKKEVLPLYHKEMEYLLCDTNKDAEEFMVRGKMGIAKNDEAMGGESAPGRPVVEPGTILFAEVLGRTLSGRPLLSTRRLFSRLAWHRVRQIKQLNEPIEVKITEWNTGGLLTRIEGLRAFLPKTELINRTNKYTQLKDNVGQKIHVLVTRINEATNDLIISEKEAWTMLHLQEGTLLEGTVNKIFPYGAQVRIGETNRSGLLHISSISRARVASVSDLLAVGEKVRVLVVKSTFPDKISLSIAQLESEPGLFMSDKERVFSEAEEMAKKYRQKMPTTASVARKPDQFPADTLSYEDEEKLYSNWKWFKFEMDNEPE